A window of Macrotis lagotis isolate mMagLag1 chromosome X, bilby.v1.9.chrom.fasta, whole genome shotgun sequence contains these coding sequences:
- the ARC gene encoding activity-regulated cytoskeleton-associated protein, which translates to MELEHMSSGGLHTYHGPRGGPAAKPNVILQIGKCRAEMLEHVRKTHRHLLTEVSKQVERELKGLHRSVGKLENNLDGYVPTGDSQRWKKSIKACLSRCQETIAHLERWVKREMNVWREVFYRLEKWADRLESMGGKYPVSGEATRQTVSVGVGGPEGYCQETDPYDYTVSPYAITPPTPAGVIGGGDALSHEDSQQYPPWSSITEDGTLSPGVDTQIFEDPREFLSHLEEYLKQVGGTEEYWLSQIQNHMNGPAKKWWEYKQGSVKNWVEFKKEFLQYSEGTLTRDAIKRELDLPQKQGEPLDQFLWRKRDLYQTLYVDADEEEIIQYVVGTLQPKLKHFLRHPLPKTLEQLIQRGQEVQEGLEQGEDATEQQTQSEDNDESLTPAIESLASDGTQPE; encoded by the coding sequence ATGGAGCTGGAACACATGAGCAGCGGGGGCCTTCATACCTACCACGGTCCCCGGGGCGGGCCGGCGGCCAAGCCCAACGTGATTCTGCAGATCGGGAAGTGCCGGGCGGAGATGCTGGAACACGTCAGGAAGACTCACCGGCATCTGCTCACTGAGGTGTCCAAGCAGGTGGAGAGGGAGTTGAAAGGCTTGCACAGGTCGGTGGGGAAGCTGGAGAATAATCTGGACGGCTACGTCCCCACCGGGGACTCCCAGCGCTGGAAGAAGTCCATCAAGGCCTGCCTGTCCCGCTGCCAGGAGACCATTGCCCACCTGGAGCGCTGGGTGAAGAGGGAGATGAACGTGTGGCGGGAGGTGTTCTACCGGCTGGAGAAGTGGGCCGATCGCCTGGAGTCCATGGGAGGCAAGTACCCCGTGAGTGGGGAGGCCACCCGCCAGACTGTCTCTGTTGGAGTGGGGGGCCCCGAGGGCTACTGCCAGGAGACTGACCCCTATGACTACACGGTGAGTCCCTATGCTATTACCCCCCCAACACCGGCAGGGGTCATTGGGGGAGGAGACGCCCTAAGCCATGAAGATTCCCAGCAGTACCCACCCTGGAGCTCAATCACCGAGGACGGGACACTGAGTCCTGGTGTAGACACACAGATTTTTGAGGATCCCCGGGAATTCCTCAGTCACTTGGAAGAATATCTGAAGCAGGTCGGAGGGACTGAAGAATACTGGCTGTCCCAGATCCAGAACCACATGAATGGCCCAGCCAAGAAGTGGTGGGAGTACAAACAGGGATCTGTGAAGAACTGGGTGGAATTCAAGAAGGAATTCTTGCAATACAGTGAGGGGACCCTGACCCGGGATGCTATCAAGAGAGAGCTGGACCTGCCCCAGAAGCAAGGGGAGCCTCTGGACCAATTCCTCTGGCGTaaaagagacctttatcagaccCTGTATGTGGATGCTGATGAGGAAGAGATCATCCAGTATGTGGTGGGCACCCTTCAGCCCAAACTCAAGCATTTCCTCCGACACCCACTGCCCAAGACCCTTGAGCAGCTGATCCAGAGAGGTCAGGAGGTCCAAGAAGGACTGGAGCAGGGGGAGGATGCCACTGAACAGCAAACCCAGTCAGAGGACAATGATGAATCACTCACCCCAGCTATTGAGTCTCTTGCCAGTGATGGGACCCAGCCCGAGTAG